A single genomic interval of Stieleria maiorica harbors:
- a CDS encoding ABC transporter permease, producing the protein MPSESTPSTTPPLEDMPVSPLCLKDLCVVAGDRCLLDQVDARFPEAKITVVVGGSGAGKSVLLRILAGLLPRHGESIRWSGAIGRNETGSDRPRVGIVFQQFALFDELSATANVQFAIDHRPKRLATDPKSQPVSWSATEWLEHLGVPLKTSVADLSGGQKQRLAIARTLAASPDVVLYDEPTSGLDSASGRLVAELIRETQSTYHRTSIVVTHDYETLLPIADKVLLLDPQKRDLVEIPREQWGEIADRMVPVSSLEDEAGAGQAKPASMIGRMLNPLFETTGGAVSAAFWLPLDLLPIVPRVRWAFRFTLHYLRLVAGPSAWVYLIIAGLIVGFTSTYFTFRFLPFRLYTQPLLIDELLASIGFALYRVLVPILATILVAARCGAAVSADVGVKQYGGQVDAMRTLGVAPRAYLLLPIVIAFVVGTPLLESLAFYAARFISMVAFSASFPDVGPHFWDQHFGRNLAGESPWLHHGWKWVLLKNVVCGLGTATIAYYQGLAPKRSASDVSRSITSTVLWTTLFVLTVHFAVALMEF; encoded by the coding sequence ATGCCTTCTGAATCCACCCCATCGACGACGCCTCCGCTGGAGGACATGCCGGTCAGCCCGCTGTGCCTGAAAGACCTGTGTGTCGTTGCCGGCGATCGCTGTTTGCTGGATCAGGTCGATGCACGATTCCCCGAGGCCAAGATCACGGTGGTCGTCGGCGGCAGCGGCGCGGGCAAAAGCGTCTTGCTGCGAATCTTGGCCGGGCTGCTGCCGCGTCACGGCGAATCGATCCGCTGGTCCGGGGCGATCGGACGCAACGAAACCGGATCAGACCGTCCTCGGGTCGGGATCGTGTTCCAGCAATTCGCGTTGTTCGACGAATTGTCGGCAACCGCGAACGTCCAATTTGCGATCGACCACCGCCCCAAGCGGCTTGCCACGGATCCCAAAAGCCAACCGGTTTCGTGGAGCGCGACCGAGTGGTTGGAGCATTTGGGGGTTCCGCTGAAAACATCCGTCGCCGATCTGAGCGGCGGCCAAAAACAACGTCTTGCGATCGCGCGGACGTTGGCCGCGTCGCCCGATGTCGTGCTGTATGACGAACCGACCAGCGGGCTGGATTCGGCCAGCGGTCGATTGGTCGCCGAGCTGATTCGGGAAACACAGTCGACGTATCACCGGACCAGCATCGTCGTGACGCACGATTACGAGACCTTGCTGCCGATCGCGGACAAGGTCTTGTTGCTGGACCCTCAGAAACGAGACCTGGTGGAAATCCCACGCGAGCAGTGGGGAGAAATCGCCGATCGGATGGTCCCGGTTTCCAGTTTGGAAGACGAGGCGGGGGCCGGTCAGGCGAAACCCGCGTCGATGATCGGACGGATGCTCAATCCGTTGTTCGAGACGACCGGGGGAGCGGTTTCGGCGGCGTTCTGGTTGCCGCTGGACTTGTTGCCGATCGTCCCCCGCGTCCGTTGGGCGTTTCGATTCACGCTGCACTACTTGCGGTTGGTTGCCGGGCCATCGGCATGGGTTTATTTGATCATCGCCGGGCTGATCGTCGGATTCACTTCGACGTACTTCACGTTTCGGTTCTTGCCCTTTCGCTTGTACACCCAGCCGCTGTTGATCGACGAGTTGTTGGCATCGATCGGATTTGCACTCTACCGGGTGTTGGTGCCGATCTTGGCGACGATCCTGGTCGCGGCCCGCTGCGGCGCGGCGGTTTCGGCGGACGTCGGTGTCAAGCAATACGGCGGTCAAGTCGATGCGATGCGAACGCTGGGGGTTGCGCCGCGGGCGTACCTGTTGTTGCCGATCGTGATTGCGTTTGTGGTTGGTACACCGCTGTTGGAATCGCTGGCGTTCTACGCGGCGCGGTTCATCAGCATGGTCGCGTTCTCGGCCTCGTTTCCCGACGTCGGTCCGCATTTCTGGGACCAGCACTTCGGCCGCAACCTTGCGGGCGAGTCGCCTTGGCTGCACCACGGATGGAAGTGGGTGTTGCTGAAGAATGTCGTTTGTGGCTTGGGGACGGCGACGATCGCGTATTACCAGGGACTGGCACCCAAGCGATCGGCCAGTGACGTCAGCCGATCAATCACGTCGACCGTGCTGTGGACGACGCTGTTCGTCTTGACCGTGCACTTCGCCGTCGCGTTGATGGAGTTTTAG